GTTAACAAACCTCCGTAAAgtttaaaaagaaatcaatcacgaaattaaataattaaaatctctTTGCTAAAGACAGAAGTTAGTAGTTactttatgacaaaaaaaaagttattttatctttcttcattagATATTGTTGACATTGTGCCTAGTTCGTGTACTTTCGACCTTTATAAAAGGTTGTGAGACCGAGAGTTGAAGTAGGAAGCCGAAGAAATAGCATTCTCAATGAGAAAGTTCataatattattattctttGGAATCCAACTCTTGGGATAATGTTATCCATCAATTTCATCCAATTACAACtttcaaaattaaacaaaaatttcaataataagTCTGGCTAGTTGAAAGTTCtttttaaatcataaaattcgtGAAATCTAGTGGACAATGACTACACCAAAGTGGCCGATGCTGAGTATTGTATGCCATCTTTCAAGCCGAGGAGGAAAGGATATTAGAAAAAATACCAAGCACAAACACTACGAATGCAACGTGTGatattctaaaaaaatcctACAAAGGCTATTATCGTGTCAAATAGATGTGGCTTCAAACATTTCAAGGTAATTTTGAGTCTTTACACATGAATGATTCTAAATCAATCTCGACATGTTTTGATTGTGTACAAACTATCATTAACCAATTGTGGGTTAACAGTGAAAAACTTCAAGAAGTACGAGTGGTTGGAGtcttaattgaaagatttgactAGTTGTTGTAACAGCTGAAGAATGGCAAGATGTGACAACCATGACGTTGGAGTGATTGATGGGTTCATTATATTTGCATGAGCAAAGAATGAATTAAAAGTCCATCAGTTCAAATCCTAAGCAAGCTTTGTAGAGTCAAGTCAGTCAACCAAGCTGCAGAGGGAAGAGGTGGCGGAGGTACTTGAGATAGAGGTGGAAATTCAAATtccaccaaaaatatatataacacACGACAAATCAAAACTCAAGTATTCTAAGTGCAACAAATTCAAACATTACAAATCCGAATGCCAAGTAAAGATGTGGTACAAGTATGTAGAATAAGCGCACACCATCGATGCTGACGAAAACATAATGTTAGTGTGCAAGAAGGATGACTCAAGTGTCATgggccgagagtttccttggcctcaGAGCGACCCGTGGGCGCCTAgcgagcggaattcgccaggcCAACCTTCATTCTTTAGCTGTTCCACAAACGATACAgtgaatgattcttcgtgcGAAATCCCACCATGCCTAGCTTCGCTCAGGCATATAGTCCATCGAATGAGACAGTAGttctctttaggcacaacaactggtttcggcctgccatggcctcgtcaggagagcggcatcagctcccgatcagtttgtgcacgggatGCCTACCCCATCTTCAGAGCTCCTAAATGATATAATCATTCTATCCTAGAattcctagcaccaaccgtcttgacgccactcccacggaccagttgtgttctacccttctacctcacactcttcaccagataaccccaagtaccactcacaagtgtcacgagtacagGAGGATTCATGGACCGTGACACAAGCACGTGGGCAGCAACATCTATTATTGACATTTGTGCTTCGCATGTCCTCAAACTAGGAGGTTGTCCATGCCATGAGATGATTAGCGGGAGCCGCATTTCACACTTGAATCTTGAGAAGCAGCATCCCCTATTATTTACTATTCAAGCTGATGTGAGAAATTTACGGTCGGTTTCGAAATCAGACAAACTGATCAAGGTACTGATTTGTGGTTGTGCATTTGACATCGGGGTAGAGCTTTGAAGCTTCCACTCTGAACGATGGCTCAATCTCAAAGTTGTTTTGATCTCCTTTCACGAAAATCGAATGAAATATGGCCAACATGACATTGAGTGGAAATGCTACCTCTGCAATATGACCAAGACAAGTAGACTAATCGAAGCTTGAGAACAGAGAGGATTTCATGTGATTAAATCTAATACAAAAGCATCCCTAACCTTGAATGTTATTCAAAACTTGCTCCTTTGGAACATACACCCTCTCCAGGGTCTTGCCGATCTTCCTCTCCCACAAAGACACCAGCTCATTAAAAGAGAAGATGTTGTCAGGAAGTCTGA
This region of Eucalyptus grandis isolate ANBG69807.140 chromosome 8, ASM1654582v1, whole genome shotgun sequence genomic DNA includes:
- the LOC104428810 gene encoding phenylcoumaran benzylic ether reductase Pyrc5-like, with the translated sequence MDSVHVVEPIKAILAIKGKIRHIVEAEGIPHTYVCCNSFVGYILPTLAQLGATAPPRDKVVISRDGKLINKKDDISTYTIKAVDDPRTSNKTLYIRLPDNIFSFNELVSLWERKIGKTLERVYVPKEQVLNNIQEVAFPLNVMLAIFHSIFVKGDQNNFEIEPSFRVEASKLYPDVKCTTTNQYLDQFV